Proteins found in one Cricetulus griseus strain 17A/GY chromosome X, alternate assembly CriGri-PICRH-1.0, whole genome shotgun sequence genomic segment:
- the Sash3 gene encoding SAM and SH3 domain-containing protein 3 isoform X2, which translates to MLRRKPSNASDKEPTQKKKLSLQRSSSFKDFAKSKPSSPVVSEKEFNLDDNIPEDDSGVLTPEDSGKSGKKLGKKWRAVISRTMNRKMGKMMVKALSEEMGDTPEEGSASPTSPDCSLGSPGPEKMALAFCEQEEREGPALSRQTSTGSELCSPGPGSGSFMEETPAPQYTGPFCGRARVHTDFTPSPYDHDSLKLQKGDVIQIIEKPPVGTWLGLLNGKLGSFKFIYVDVLPEEAVGPVRPSRRQSKGKRPKPKTLHELLERIGLEEHTSTLLLNGYQTLEDFKELRETHLNELNIMDPQHRAKLLTAAELLLDYDTAGSEEAEEGAESSQEPVSHTLSDPKVDIPRDSGCFEGSESGRDEADLAGTEEQLQGLSLAGAP; encoded by the exons cTCTCGCTTCAGCGCTCCAGCAGCTTTAAAGATTTTGCCAAGTCCAAGCCCAGCTCCCCTGTGGTGAGCGAGAAGGAATTTAACCTGGATGACAAC ATTCCAGAAGATGACTCAGGTGTTCTTACCCCAGAGGATTCCGGGAAGAGTGGCAAAAAGTTGGGAAAGAAGTGGAGGGCAGTCATTTCCCGGACCATGAACAGGAAGATGGGCAAGATGATGGTGAAGGCCCTGTCAGAGGAGATG GGAGACACACCAGAGGAGGGCTCAGCCTCCCCAACATCTCCAGACTGCAGCCTGGGCAGCCCTGGGCCTGAGAAGATGGCCCTAGCCTTTTGTGAGCAGGAAGAACGTGAAGGGCCAGCCCTCAGTCGCCAGACATCCACAG GCAGTGAACTCTGTAGCCCTGGCCCAGGCTCTGGAAGCTTCATGGAGGAGACACCTGCTCCCCAGTACACAGGGCCTTTTTGTGGGCGAGCTCGAGTCCACACTGACTTCACTCCCAGCCCTTATGACCACGACTCACTGAAACTGCAG AAAGGAGATGTTATCCAGATCATAGAAAAGCCACCTGTGGGCACATGGCTGGGCCTCCTCAATGGCAAGCTGGgctctttcaaattcatctaTGTGGACGTGCTGCCCGAGGAGGCTGTGGGGCCCGTGCGCCCCAGCCGCCGACAGAGCAAAGGCAAGAGGCCCAAGCCCAAGACTCTGCATGAACTGCTGGAGCGCATTGGCCTGGAG gagCACACATCCACCCTGCTGCTCAATGGCTACCAGACACTGGAAGACTTCAAAGAGCTTCGGGAAACACACCTCAATGAGCTGAACATCATGGACCCACAGCACCGGGCCAAGCTGCTTACGGCCGCAGAGCTGCTGCTGGACTATGACA CAGCCGGCAGTGAAGAGGCCGAAGAGGGGGCTGAGAGCAGCCAGGAGCCCGTGTCGCATACACTGTCAGACCCCAAGGTGGACATCCCACGTGACTCTGGCTGCTTTGAGGGCTCAGAGAGTGGGCGTGATGAGGCAGACCTGGCAGGCACAGAGGAGCAGctgcagggtctctccctggccgGGGCACCTTGA